From the Vibrio vulnificus CMCP6 genome, one window contains:
- a CDS encoding MFS transporter, which produces MLVIIAIASVIANTGWRVVMNNFAVDTVGMTGAGVGVLQSVREIPGLLSFTVLFLLFIVSEQRVAVLSVATLGLGVAATGFLPSIYGFYFSTTIMSIGFHYLEAVDKSLSTQLLATESFSESMGKIRSTASFFSMVTFLGIMVASYLFDVSDKAIFFTCGAICFLLAVYLVTFQETHTEVKQRIKLLIRREYTTYYILTFLSGARRQIFVAFAGLLMVTKFHYTIAMMAALFMISSLATTVALPYVGRFIDRVGERQGLIIEYTTLMLVFLSYAFVDDHYAAAGLYVVDSITFSFAIALNTYFKKTIREDEVASTASLSFTINHIAAVFLPFLLGIIWMSGYQWVFVVGAVIALTSLLVSLTIGTKLHQRFNGFDELQKQ; this is translated from the coding sequence ATGTTGGTGATTATTGCTATCGCGTCAGTAATAGCGAATACCGGATGGCGAGTCGTTATGAATAACTTTGCCGTCGATACTGTTGGTATGACTGGTGCTGGTGTGGGTGTATTGCAGAGTGTTAGGGAAATCCCTGGTTTACTCTCATTCACCGTATTGTTCCTGTTGTTCATTGTCTCTGAACAAAGAGTCGCGGTACTGTCGGTTGCAACATTAGGGCTAGGTGTTGCAGCAACCGGCTTTTTGCCTTCGATTTATGGCTTCTATTTCAGTACGACTATTATGTCTATTGGTTTCCATTACCTAGAAGCGGTAGACAAATCACTGTCAACACAATTGTTAGCTACCGAAAGTTTTAGTGAATCAATGGGAAAGATTCGCTCCACCGCATCTTTCTTCTCGATGGTGACTTTTTTAGGCATTATGGTCGCTAGCTATCTTTTTGATGTTTCCGATAAGGCAATTTTCTTTACTTGTGGGGCAATATGTTTCTTGCTGGCGGTCTATTTGGTCACGTTTCAAGAAACTCATACAGAGGTTAAGCAACGCATCAAACTGCTTATACGACGCGAGTACACGACGTATTACATTCTGACGTTTTTGAGTGGGGCAAGAAGGCAAATCTTTGTCGCATTTGCTGGCTTACTAATGGTTACCAAGTTTCACTATACGATCGCGATGATGGCCGCTTTATTTATGATATCTAGTTTAGCAACGACTGTTGCTCTACCTTATGTCGGACGCTTTATTGACCGTGTAGGAGAAAGGCAAGGTTTGATCATTGAGTATACAACGTTAATGTTGGTGTTCTTATCTTACGCATTTGTAGATGATCATTATGCGGCAGCCGGACTATACGTTGTCGACAGTATCACTTTTAGTTTTGCGATAGCCCTAAATACTTATTTTAAAAAAACAATTAGGGAAGATGAAGTGGCTTCAACTGCGAGCTTGTCATTCACCATTAACCATATTGCAGCGGTGTTCCTACCGTTTTTGTTGGGAATCATTTGGATGTCTGGTTATCAATGGGTGTTTGTTGTAGGAGCAGTGATCGCTTTGACCAGCCTCTTGGTGTCGTTGACCATAGGCACGAAACTGCATCAGCGGTTTAATGGGTTTGATGAGTTACAGAAACAGTAG
- a CDS encoding tyrosine-type recombinase/integrase, with protein MRKFSSGKCSGIKRPFKLEEIWRIRTRLEIENDLMQLALLNLAIDSKLRASDLLKLHVYDVSSQGVIYDRVQCIQQKTGTDVHYEITPRTQQSISRWIFAASLEASSFLFPSSRRSGQPISYSFYRSIIRSWAVKLGLNADYYGTHSMRRTKATLIYARTKNIRAVQILLGHSKLDNTIRYLGVELEDALRLSEKTDC; from the coding sequence ATGAGAAAGTTTTCTTCTGGAAAATGCAGTGGCATAAAAAGGCCATTTAAGCTTGAAGAAATCTGGCGGATCAGAACTAGGCTGGAGATTGAAAACGATTTAATGCAGCTCGCGCTACTGAACTTAGCTATAGATAGCAAGTTAAGAGCGAGTGATTTGCTAAAGCTACACGTTTACGATGTGTCTTCGCAAGGAGTTATCTATGACAGGGTTCAGTGCATCCAGCAAAAAACGGGCACCGATGTCCACTATGAGATAACACCAAGAACACAGCAAAGTATTAGCCGATGGATTTTTGCAGCATCCCTAGAGGCAAGCAGTTTTCTATTTCCGAGTAGCAGACGCTCTGGGCAACCCATCAGCTACTCATTCTATCGTTCAATTATCAGGAGCTGGGCTGTAAAGCTTGGATTGAATGCTGACTATTACGGTACTCACTCCATGCGTCGCACCAAAGCCACTTTAATCTATGCCAGAACGAAAAACATCAGGGCTGTACAGATCTTACTTGGACACTCGAAGCTTGATAACACAATTCGATACCTCGGCGTTGAGCTAGAAGACGCTCTGAGGTTGTCTGAGAAAACAGACTGCTGA
- a CDS encoding SMODS domain-containing nucleotidyltransferase, whose product MTVRRDFSVFLDNLKIKNKNKISSRYESITKNLNEQFRGLENDKTSYSLQAGSYGRYSGIQGISDLDMLYILPPSTWPTYRKDPSKALDHAKDAIKKTYKTSKVKKDRNVVVVEMQDFTFEVVPVFEWQGVFKYPDTYNGGLWRKCNTRAELQAFRELNTERKDNLRKLAKMIRAWKARNDIQMSGFLIDTLCYNFFKDNTDYDKASFGSFDKMVRDFFQYLTKEPEKTYYYAFGSNSQVGIKKAFQADAQIALENAIEAIEARESGYEDKCNQRYKAIFGTKFPNREAKQAAAVNEQFIEELFDLDITNQIIIDCEVKSDLMTRMLSSIKFVGERIQHQRKLHFFVKQTDIGEDYEVKWKVRNRGDEADKLRNHRGEIMDDDGSKTRIETANFYGDHTVECYAIRNNTVIARHEITVPIE is encoded by the coding sequence ATGACGGTAAGACGGGATTTCAGTGTGTTTTTGGACAACTTGAAGATCAAGAACAAGAACAAAATTTCGAGTCGCTATGAAAGCATCACGAAGAACCTCAATGAACAGTTTCGAGGTTTGGAAAACGACAAGACAAGTTACAGTCTTCAGGCTGGATCGTATGGTCGTTACTCTGGAATCCAAGGTATTTCTGACCTTGATATGCTCTACATACTCCCACCTAGCACTTGGCCTACCTACCGCAAAGACCCATCAAAGGCACTAGACCACGCCAAAGATGCTATCAAGAAGACATACAAGACAAGTAAGGTAAAAAAAGACCGCAACGTGGTGGTAGTTGAGATGCAGGACTTTACCTTTGAGGTGGTGCCCGTATTCGAATGGCAGGGAGTTTTCAAATATCCTGACACATATAACGGCGGCTTATGGCGCAAGTGTAACACTCGTGCTGAATTACAAGCATTTAGGGAGTTGAACACCGAGCGTAAAGACAACCTACGTAAGCTTGCGAAAATGATTCGTGCTTGGAAGGCCAGAAACGATATTCAGATGAGTGGCTTTCTGATTGATACTCTCTGCTACAACTTCTTCAAAGATAACACCGATTACGACAAAGCTAGTTTCGGTAGCTTTGACAAGATGGTGCGAGATTTTTTCCAATACCTCACCAAAGAGCCAGAGAAAACGTACTACTACGCATTTGGCAGTAACTCCCAAGTCGGTATAAAGAAAGCATTCCAAGCTGATGCGCAGATAGCGCTGGAAAATGCCATTGAAGCCATAGAAGCCAGAGAGAGCGGCTATGAGGATAAGTGCAACCAGCGATATAAGGCTATTTTTGGCACTAAGTTTCCTAATCGTGAAGCCAAACAAGCGGCGGCGGTTAATGAGCAGTTTATCGAGGAACTGTTCGATCTGGATATTACCAACCAAATTATCATTGATTGTGAGGTTAAAAGCGACCTGATGACCAGAATGTTGTCATCAATAAAATTTGTTGGGGAGCGAATTCAGCATCAACGGAAACTGCACTTCTTTGTAAAACAAACCGACATCGGAGAAGATTATGAGGTGAAGTGGAAGGTGCGTAACCGTGGGGATGAGGCTGACAAGCTGAGGAATCACCGTGGTGAAATCATGGATGATGACGGTAGCAAAACTCGTATCGAGACCGCTAATTTCTATGGCGATCATACGGTTGAGTGTTACGCTATCCGCAACAATACGGTGATAGCACGACATGAAATCACCGTCCCAATCGAATAG
- a CDS encoding conjugal transfer protein TraH, which translates to MKYLALYLMLSYQVQAAGVSGSLDNFFSDLGYHTNVSNPNAYKGQAANYYNGGSLYVRSPIQNAQLISATVPSVSMGCGGIDAFMGGFSHINSDQLVQFGQAVVSNAVPFAVDLALQTWAPQIKQIRDNLQNIADKWLNQSINSCETAQAAVSGLAGAFDNPQTKKHICATMGTHNNAFSDWVSAQQECGVGGQANAQLANARNNPTLEDLTQTNHNIVWSATLKNSFLSSDTPLAEFLMSLSGTYIYDASGQPRYYASLLADNNNLVQALLEGGEVSYYRCDNTDRKQCLNPNQATLTLASSKGLQERIRTLLEQLYTAIANDSALTSTQKSFLEYTETPIQAIFISATRANRYPNFAAYSRLIAIELLNRYLANMLNIVQTSLANTQVNHKDIALITRDIDRAKHFTDGLADKATRQLLEQEQLIQAHKSNDQKAWQKLNEQLQQNLTFGE; encoded by the coding sequence ATGAAATATCTTGCCTTGTACTTGATGCTCTCCTATCAAGTACAAGCCGCTGGTGTCAGTGGCTCTCTGGATAATTTTTTTAGCGATTTGGGCTATCACACTAACGTGTCTAACCCAAACGCTTACAAAGGCCAAGCTGCCAACTACTATAATGGCGGCTCTTTGTATGTTCGGTCCCCGATACAAAACGCTCAATTGATCTCTGCGACCGTCCCATCAGTCAGTATGGGGTGTGGCGGTATCGATGCCTTTATGGGGGGATTCAGTCACATCAACTCAGACCAACTGGTTCAGTTTGGCCAAGCGGTCGTCTCAAATGCGGTGCCATTTGCCGTCGATTTAGCGCTGCAAACCTGGGCGCCTCAAATCAAGCAAATCCGAGACAACTTACAAAACATTGCCGATAAATGGCTCAACCAATCCATCAACTCATGTGAAACCGCGCAAGCAGCCGTGAGTGGCCTTGCGGGCGCATTTGACAACCCTCAAACGAAAAAGCACATCTGCGCAACCATGGGTACACATAACAATGCCTTCTCGGATTGGGTCTCCGCGCAGCAAGAGTGTGGTGTAGGCGGTCAGGCAAATGCCCAACTGGCCAATGCACGAAACAACCCCACACTGGAAGACCTAACCCAGACCAATCACAACATCGTGTGGTCAGCCACGCTAAAAAACAGCTTTCTTTCCAGTGATACGCCGCTCGCGGAATTTCTCATGAGCTTATCGGGTACGTACATCTATGACGCCAGTGGTCAACCTCGTTATTACGCAAGCTTGCTGGCCGACAACAATAACTTAGTTCAAGCGTTACTCGAAGGGGGCGAAGTGTCTTATTACCGATGTGATAACACTGACCGTAAGCAGTGTTTAAACCCAAACCAAGCGACTTTAACGTTAGCCTCATCAAAGGGGCTTCAAGAGCGCATTCGAACCCTTTTGGAGCAGCTTTATACGGCTATTGCCAACGACAGCGCATTAACGAGCACCCAAAAGTCATTTCTTGAGTACACCGAGACCCCTATACAAGCCATTTTCATCAGTGCGACACGCGCTAACCGTTACCCAAACTTTGCTGCTTACTCACGACTCATTGCCATTGAGTTACTCAATCGCTACTTAGCGAATATGCTGAACATTGTACAGACCTCACTGGCGAACACGCAAGTCAACCACAAAGACATTGCACTTATTACCCGCGATATCGACAGAGCGAAACACTTCACCGATGGGTTGGCCGACAAAGCCACCAGACAACTGCTCGAACAAGAGCAGCTTATCCAAGCGCATAAAAGCAATGATCAAAAAGCCTGGCAAAAACTCAACGAACAACTCCAACAAAACTTAACTTTCGGGGAGTAA
- a CDS encoding SLATT domain-containing protein, translated as MTEQTIKKQVAREYYNVLYSAKLHFASFDICEKLPTIISVVSLSFGVLGLAFAEFNSKALAALLLIIGIIGIVLKPRELQKEQYEATGISLTDISKKLERIYCEVDIQDTNSVAKARADLAQVQADHRAVDTMSPVLLSSWYAHYKVFSEHNSDWMSTELALGFNDKVPLSLRAVVIGAIVAALLWLNPFCITSKTWAWVSEPCVGCWQEQPAPESQSALVKDATPEPNPDSEATK; from the coding sequence ATGACGGAACAGACGATTAAGAAGCAAGTGGCTAGAGAGTATTACAACGTACTCTACAGCGCCAAGCTTCATTTTGCGTCATTCGATATCTGCGAAAAGCTTCCTACGATTATTAGCGTAGTTTCGCTGTCTTTTGGTGTGCTTGGTTTGGCATTTGCAGAGTTCAACAGCAAGGCTTTAGCGGCTCTGTTGCTTATTATCGGTATTATCGGGATCGTCCTTAAGCCAAGAGAGCTTCAGAAAGAGCAGTATGAAGCGACAGGGATTAGCTTGACTGATATCAGCAAGAAACTAGAGCGCATTTACTGCGAAGTTGACATACAAGATACCAACTCTGTTGCCAAAGCAAGAGCTGACCTAGCTCAAGTGCAGGCTGATCATCGAGCTGTTGACACCATGTCTCCTGTGTTGCTGTCCTCATGGTATGCCCATTACAAAGTCTTTTCTGAGCACAATAGCGACTGGATGAGCACTGAACTTGCTCTCGGCTTTAATGACAAAGTTCCTCTAAGCCTGCGTGCTGTGGTCATTGGTGCCATAGTAGCTGCCTTGCTATGGCTAAACCCATTTTGTATCACAAGCAAGACTTGGGCATGGGTTTCTGAGCCTTGTGTGGGATGCTGGCAAGAACAACCCGCACCGGAATCACAATCAGCTTTAGTCAAAGATGCCACACCAGAACCAAATCCGGATAGTGAAGCGACTAAATAA
- a CDS encoding KilA-N domain-containing protein produces MTNLTILSKNIRVLDNLYSLNDLHKASGGHQKHKPVQFLRNQQTQELINEIDQSRNCCFREKSQSANSHFAVNTKRGGCNSGTWVCKELVYSYAMWISPKFHLKVIRAFENISNHQTPPLPSPIPSSDFSLNDLIYELAQVKNVTTQNIHFHYNSVFNTNAWSQEQGFEHALAKRILKQDLANELRTQSPQLQRLKQQAKQHGLTLIDEQEYQGFQGRMRMQQQQIDRLADDVMALSRNHNALMNQVL; encoded by the coding sequence ATGACTAATCTAACTATCCTTTCCAAAAACATTCGTGTACTCGACAACTTGTACTCGCTGAATGATCTACATAAAGCGAGTGGTGGCCATCAAAAACACAAGCCTGTTCAATTTCTTCGCAATCAGCAAACCCAAGAACTGATTAATGAAATAGACCAAAGCAGGAATTGTTGCTTTCGTGAAAAATCCCAAAGTGCGAATTCACACTTTGCCGTAAATACCAAGCGTGGCGGTTGTAATTCTGGTACCTGGGTATGCAAAGAACTGGTCTACTCATACGCAATGTGGATTAGCCCCAAGTTCCATCTCAAGGTGATTCGTGCCTTTGAGAACATAAGTAACCATCAAACACCGCCACTACCGTCTCCAATACCCTCGTCTGACTTCTCACTGAATGATCTCATCTACGAACTCGCCCAAGTCAAAAACGTCACCACCCAGAATATCCACTTTCATTACAACTCGGTCTTCAACACCAACGCTTGGTCACAAGAGCAAGGCTTCGAGCATGCGCTAGCAAAAAGAATATTAAAACAGGATTTAGCCAATGAGTTACGTACTCAGTCACCTCAATTGCAGCGACTTAAACAACAAGCCAAACAACACGGCTTAACGCTAATAGATGAGCAAGAATACCAAGGATTTCAAGGCCGGATGCGGATGCAACAGCAGCAGATTGATAGGCTAGCCGATGATGTTATGGCCTTAAGCCGAAACCACAACGCTCTGATGAATCAGGTGTTGTGA
- a CDS encoding conjugal transfer protein TraG N-terminal domain-containing protein — protein MTLEYYVYTQGETLQRALNAIAAFFQSASFASMTSIALMIGAIMTMVLFFTTRNTKHIYVWAIIFTLVPSMLLQQTARVQIIDKTEPSGIYSVDNVPYLVAVPTWFFSTLMMGVTEAVETIFMTTDDKRYGRAGMMFGSELYQLSRQADLRDIEVRRTWNDFFKNCIIGDIEINRKYTWQALLSAPDIFGFLDGQSMSPLRGVMINGMSQDFKTCREIYPDLKSQFGVASAEELDLIGTYLHGAKAATYAPHVRSALQNSYQDFIGISNNAVDVLRQNMTINAMRRSIHALNPNASAMNYAYTSNKMQQTSMWATLGMQAREFIPMMHTMLFFLFSCLSFMIAAAALIPALTKMVLVNYIKTFAYLATWPPLFAILNVLMVWPLELSSNATADPMNGLSLSNANALDELHSRFGYMAGFLMMTIPVLAGKVLQGGVAAAQAMNYQLAGMINSTNARVSAASSTGNMDFGNLQMQNHSFNNTSANKFDDNILLRTGMATIQQPDGASITTLQNDDGSKLYNAQEAISRPVWSAQTSSMLQNSIHDQYSSALTAQKQSMNTFTDFFSNSMQQSDRWNDNWTRSLSYGDGHSTATEGQISQSYSKMESAIDNISQTMGWSHNQARAYAISANAGVTIGTPGQTVLGSGASAGVQWSTDQREAYSNMSAEQKQALEQATQQYSEGATSMERAGRTLDTKDNRSAVEQYAHDFALSHQRLQSSAASVSESNAEVDSLQNIQSRLDTNSVNFSASAVTGFQKYLESKFDDKGEITRLMNATKPEDLKDARREFDDYTRTNQFQKAFGVSTSKSDIEALADMYQPRNLGNMPTSTSEQKAGVNSGSERAKGKIEEVTIDMINYQGSNELYDNDIYRNVKGNALVAGGQMQNEAEQNVTSTTNPNADLKKTVDDKIISPPKMDTDRPPHEGYQLYDTHSKSNG, from the coding sequence ATGACTCTCGAATACTACGTTTACACCCAAGGCGAGACGCTTCAACGCGCACTCAACGCCATCGCCGCGTTTTTTCAATCGGCTAGTTTTGCCTCCATGACCTCCATCGCCTTAATGATTGGGGCGATTATGACCATGGTGCTTTTTTTTACCACACGCAACACCAAACATATTTATGTTTGGGCGATTATCTTTACCCTTGTCCCGTCGATGCTGCTGCAACAAACCGCACGCGTCCAAATCATCGACAAAACCGAACCAAGCGGCATCTATTCCGTGGACAATGTGCCTTATCTTGTCGCCGTCCCCACTTGGTTTTTCAGCACCCTGATGATGGGTGTAACCGAAGCCGTTGAAACCATTTTTATGACCACCGACGATAAACGTTACGGTCGGGCAGGCATGATGTTTGGATCAGAGTTGTATCAGTTATCCAGACAAGCGGATTTAAGAGATATTGAAGTGCGCCGAACTTGGAATGACTTTTTCAAAAACTGCATTATTGGGGACATCGAAATCAATCGTAAATACACCTGGCAAGCCTTACTGAGCGCCCCTGATATTTTTGGTTTTCTAGATGGGCAATCAATGAGCCCCCTTCGCGGCGTCATGATAAACGGCATGAGTCAGGACTTTAAAACCTGCCGAGAAATCTATCCGGACTTAAAAAGCCAATTCGGCGTCGCGTCCGCAGAGGAGCTTGATCTGATTGGCACGTATCTTCATGGAGCCAAAGCGGCGACCTATGCCCCTCACGTTCGCAGTGCGCTGCAAAATAGTTATCAGGACTTTATTGGCATCAGCAATAACGCCGTGGACGTGCTTCGACAAAATATGACGATAAATGCGATGCGCCGCAGCATTCATGCGCTCAACCCGAATGCCAGTGCCATGAATTACGCCTACACCTCCAACAAAATGCAGCAAACCTCGATGTGGGCAACACTTGGCATGCAAGCACGTGAGTTCATTCCCATGATGCATACCATGCTGTTTTTCCTGTTCAGTTGCTTAAGCTTTATGATTGCCGCCGCCGCGCTCATTCCAGCACTCACTAAAATGGTCTTGGTCAACTACATCAAGACCTTTGCGTATTTAGCGACCTGGCCTCCACTGTTCGCGATTTTAAATGTCCTGATGGTTTGGCCATTGGAACTCTCATCAAACGCCACCGCCGACCCTATGAATGGCCTCTCCCTTTCTAATGCGAATGCCCTTGATGAGCTCCACTCACGCTTTGGCTACATGGCAGGCTTTCTCATGATGACCATTCCGGTCTTGGCCGGAAAAGTGCTGCAAGGCGGCGTTGCAGCGGCGCAAGCCATGAACTACCAGTTGGCAGGAATGATTAACAGCACCAACGCCCGGGTCAGCGCGGCAAGCTCAACCGGTAATATGGACTTTGGCAATTTGCAGATGCAAAACCACAGTTTCAATAACACCAGTGCCAATAAGTTTGATGACAACATACTGTTAAGAACCGGCATGGCGACCATTCAACAACCAGATGGCGCTTCCATCACCACTCTACAAAATGATGATGGAAGCAAGCTCTATAACGCACAAGAAGCCATCTCAAGGCCCGTGTGGTCAGCCCAAACCTCAAGCATGCTACAAAACAGCATTCACGATCAATACTCCAGTGCCTTGACCGCGCAAAAGCAGAGTATGAATACCTTCACCGATTTCTTCTCCAACAGCATGCAGCAAAGCGACCGCTGGAACGATAACTGGACACGCAGCCTCTCGTATGGGGATGGCCATAGCACCGCTACCGAAGGTCAAATCAGCCAATCTTACTCGAAGATGGAGTCCGCCATCGATAACATCTCACAGACGATGGGCTGGTCACATAACCAAGCCAGAGCGTATGCCATTTCAGCCAATGCAGGTGTCACCATCGGTACGCCAGGTCAAACTGTGCTTGGCAGTGGCGCCAGTGCCGGCGTTCAATGGAGCACCGACCAACGTGAGGCGTACAGCAACATGAGCGCTGAGCAGAAACAAGCTCTTGAACAAGCGACGCAGCAATACAGTGAAGGCGCGACCTCAATGGAGCGAGCAGGTCGCACGCTTGATACCAAAGATAACCGCAGCGCGGTGGAGCAATACGCCCATGACTTTGCGCTTAGCCATCAACGTCTGCAAAGCAGCGCAGCATCGGTCAGCGAATCGAATGCGGAAGTGGATAGCTTGCAGAACATTCAATCTCGCCTTGATACAAACTCGGTCAACTTTAGTGCCAGTGCGGTAACAGGTTTCCAAAAATACCTAGAGTCGAAGTTTGATGATAAAGGAGAAATCACGCGCCTAATGAACGCCACTAAGCCAGAAGATTTGAAAGATGCGCGTAGAGAATTTGATGACTACACACGTACAAACCAATTCCAGAAAGCTTTCGGGGTATCCACCTCCAAGAGTGATATCGAGGCTCTGGCTGATATGTACCAACCTCGCAACCTGGGGAACATGCCAACCTCGACTAGTGAGCAGAAAGCCGGGGTCAACAGTGGCTCAGAAAGAGCGAAAGGTAAGATCGAGGAGGTAACGATCGATATGATTAACTACCAAGGAAGTAACGAGCTGTATGACAATGACATTTACCGTAACGTGAAAGGCAATGCGTTAGTGGCCGGAGGACAGATGCAAAACGAAGCTGAGCAGAACGTCACTTCAACCACTAATCCGAATGCAGACCTTAAGAAAACGGTAGACGATAAGATTATCTCGCCACCCAAAATGGATACGGACCGGCCCCCTCATGAGGGATATCAGTTATATGATACCCATTCCAAAAGCAATGGATAA
- a CDS encoding GTPase has product MNNIQNSLYDLYDIKGVSLSKEYKDCIEKYLVSDLSFTSEMMNGLARTIFQNKKMMAYYLLHNAIDEAKGAARLRMIAERYADDELRQRMLRHYNDEMNHSTLFASLIPLTGYETETHEHEVQFELDKVMNFDDDLKTFLFRVHSIEIRSWRLLVLHLAIIDESDDDYMKQMRPTIQKILEDEMQHVCYTAQYVSCWLHAEPHLSKVFIECITHTNKETWDDLSSMALFMRDHIQDFLLGSVA; this is encoded by the coding sequence ATGAATAATATACAAAACAGTCTCTATGACTTATACGATATTAAAGGTGTGAGTCTTTCAAAAGAATACAAAGATTGCATCGAGAAGTATTTAGTATCTGATTTGTCATTCACTTCTGAGATGATGAATGGGTTGGCTCGAACTATTTTTCAAAATAAAAAGATGATGGCTTACTACCTTTTGCACAACGCGATAGATGAAGCTAAAGGTGCAGCAAGGTTGCGAATGATCGCAGAGCGGTATGCTGATGATGAATTAAGGCAGCGTATGTTGCGTCATTATAATGATGAAATGAACCACTCTACGCTGTTTGCCAGTCTTATTCCTTTAACTGGGTACGAGACAGAAACACATGAACATGAAGTTCAATTTGAGTTAGACAAAGTCATGAACTTTGACGATGACCTTAAGACATTCCTGTTTCGGGTTCACTCTATTGAAATACGTTCATGGCGTTTACTTGTACTACATTTGGCCATCATTGATGAGTCGGACGATGATTACATGAAACAAATGCGTCCAACGATTCAAAAAATCTTAGAAGATGAAATGCAGCATGTGTGTTACACCGCACAATATGTAAGTTGTTGGTTACATGCTGAGCCACACCTAAGTAAAGTCTTTATCGAATGTATAACCCACACGAACAAAGAAACATGGGACGACCTTTCTTCGATGGCTTTGTTCATGCGTGACCATATTCAAGATTTTCTTTTGGGATCGGTAGCTTAA